The sequence taTACTATGTAGAAATATACCAAGAAGGTTACCTAATTTAAGGAGGTATGCAATCAAATTGAGTGaatctaaattttgttaccATATAAAGATATTCAAAAAAAGAACTATTTGTACAAGGAATTCTCAGTAACACTTtagttttgtttctttttatatctaCTATTTACAGTCGCATCAATCAGTGAGTAGGTTGTTAGCGATTCAAAGTCAGGTTTACAGTATAATTTAGTTTGCTTGAAGTAATGTAGCAAATTTTGGATTGTCCCATTGCTCTTCAGTATATCTTCTAAAGGAACCCTTATGTTGTCTCCTTTCCCTCATACTTTCTGCAGCGTACAGTCATGTGTTCCACTGGTAGGGGGTGTTGAATGGTCCACAGTTGGTGGTTGGCTACCTATTATTCGTTCTCTTCCTGGACTCAATATCTGTCAGTAATACGCTCTTGTAGTAACTTCATCATTTGTATCCCATCTCTGCACACATTAGAAATTGTCTGCATAAAATTCAGGAAACAGTAgttgaatagaatatttttgccttctttaatcattttaataagtttgaAATTATGTAtagatattgaatttatttaagattacGGATGCTACAAGAgacgaaagaaatatattcaatatattgaaacTAACACGATTGCATGGCTCCGTAAAAGATTTTCATgtccaaaattatttacattattaattaagttaTCATGGAAAATTTAACATATACATAAGATAATTGTACCTACTTGGCTGTTCTGtttcagtttattaattcaatttattattaattataattaattataataatataattaattcaaatttcttgTTATATAGGGTGAACTGCCAGAAATTACATTGCCCCCTCTTACTAGTCCATATTATCTGACTGTAAAACCTGAATCACTACAAAAAAGATTTCCTGATAAAAATTCTGATTGCAAAAAGTTATCATTATCTTATAAATTACCAGTAAGTGAAGatataaattgtcaaacaTTGGCAGAAAATAGTAATGCAGATATAGTAATTTCATCGAGTGGTCTTAATTGTTTAGTCAATAATAGTGGACCCAATTACTTGAATTCCTGGATTTTACCAATAGTCATAAAGAGAcacaatgataaaaatgttatctaCATAGATAAACCAGGACCACCCTCAGCAAATACTGTACCTGGAAAGAATAATTGGgtatataaatacattcttaagtatttttttattcatgcACACAATTCTATTACGAACAGGTaagatattaaacaaaataataagttAGTAAGATAAGCtatgtatatcatttattttgtaagtatatattttattttataatacactACTAATCGTCTTATATTCTATAGTAGTAAGGAAAGAcatgataatgatgataataatgatattgcTAATGAGGATGACATATTTGGTAACATAAATTctgaagaaattttaaaacttgaagaagaaaatgatagTGTTATGTGTCACAGTAGTGATAatgtacatttaaatttagttaaagagaacgaaaatatcgaaaaatccGTAATAGAAGATTCAGAAACTATTAGTAGTAATACTACTAATACTGCTACAACACAAATTGAAGGTAAAGATTCTTTTGCTATACATactcgtatttattaaaattgtacgttaaaagttatgaaatatttctaataaaataaattttaatttggaaatgtaaaaattaataatttagaaaatttaaatatataagacaATGCATTTCATGACTTAGATGGGCCAACTAATTCTGATGTTACAAAAGACAATGTATCATACAAGTTGTTTACCATCGGACCGGAATCTTCGGAAAGAAATGATTTGATGAAAAATGTTGGTCAAGAATACAAAATGTTGGTTAGGACAAAAACCGATGGATTCGAGGTTCGTACATGtaatatgattatttttataaaattatttgtaaatataaaatgtaaaatgcaGATTTAGTTTATTATGATTATAGGTTTTGTCAGATGATGAACAGAAGTTATTAGTATTAGCACCAAAATTGGAGTATCAAAGTGATTTTGGTGCTGAATCTGTGACATTAGAGGAGGCAATAAAACAATGGGTATCTCTGAAATTTAGGCCTCACACATTTCTTGCAAGAGGTTAACAATTCAAATTCTATctacttttcaatttctatctAGATTTTAATGGTATGAATTATGTGTTTTAATATGTTAGTTCGGATATCTGCCGGAACATCAGAGGTATTGCAAGTAGAACAGCGTACAGCGATgtctataaataatgaaatcaagCGGCTCTATAGTATAAAAGTTGAGGATTCTTTAGTAGTTTTACATAATGTTATTGAGTTACTTTCGAGTTTATCTCCAGGACGTTATGTTATGAGACATACTGTAAAGGAGGGGGCGTTTGCGATTCTATATAAAGAAGCTGATAGTTCTGggtaaatatgtataataacatagattaatataatagttttaattatatcaactaaaaattaatatgaaattcacatttatataatttttttgttaataggAACAACACATTTGATTTGcatacattttataatgaaaagttTGAAACATTACCTAATCCTCCATGGATTCCAATGGATAAGATAGTACCATCTCCTATGCACAAGGTCTTTGAAAGAATGCCAGCTATGTTTTATCCGTCAAACAAACCGTctcctaaaaataaaaagttaaaaaaaccTAAAACTAACAATACaggtatttatattcttaCGTTAATATCTTTccaatgattattttttaatttcactatttttttatttcaggaaCAGTACGAAGAAGCTTAAGAACTagaaaaaccaaaaaattcgattaagtagatcaattgaaaattattatcgattcaAATAGTGTtaagttttgtattttatttattattaaataatataaaaagataataatgtACAAATTGATCTATACAATATCttgataattaatgaaaacggaagaatttttaaatttaaaaatagtgtcgttttgaaaataataaagttttaaagcATAATGGTTGAGATTCGAAATAAGtacgatatatttttgttattgtagAACAGTTACTTATTTTTCTTGGAACTCCTAAACCATGAATTGCCTTAGAGTTTTTCTGCATTTCGATCATTTCCACAAGCAAGCATTATAGATTCGTTATTTGCACTTTGGTCGTTCTCTAATGTATTAATTCGCATCTCTCCTAAAGGTTTTCAATTATGAATAAGTACTATGTATCGTAATGAAATTAGATGATCCTCGGAACAGCAAGAGGTAAGTGGAATTCATCATTAATCCCACTTATCCTTACCTCTGATATTCCCGTAGATACTACGCTGTTTCATCACATCGACTACAATTATCTCATTCGTTTTCTATACATTTCATTCCCTCTCTTGGTCTTCCTTTATCGCGCCATTCAATTAATGTATGTGACCGTTTTGGCGAATAGAGCGAAATAGTTGCGTCGCCATGAACGCTTAGATGTACGCAGAATTCACTCAGTTAAGGTATTATTAAACTTAAGTTTGTCATTAATATCTTGAAAACTACTAGATTCTCGAAactcgtattttatatttgaaattcttttactcTTCACCTTCCAAACTTCGTCTTAATCGGCAGCAGGCTTCTTCCAGAAGAATCGGAAATTTATTCACAAGATCTGTAAAGGCATTGTATTTTCTAGattaaaaagttaaagaaCGATgctttttatctcttttattATCCTAACCATTTGCAATTTTAGCAAACATTGTTTGACGTATTGTTTAGTAAACTAGTCCTCCTAAGACTTCAAAGAATTTTGAGTCCTTTGGTCCGATTTGGAAAAGTTATTCCGCTTTAAAAGGTGTACGTACATTTTGTACACTCATTGTATTAGGAGTTACAATTGATgcaaatttatatgtatagtcaGTTTAAATTTTACGTTTGTGCACTATATCTATACGACAATTCCGAATGTGCATTCTctgagaaaaagatagcaaacattttaaaacagGACAAACGACTTCATTTATATTGAGGCGTTAGAAGGATCAGTTTACGAGACAACatgtaagaaaatttttgcGAACATTGCGATTGGTTGGAGTAACCGAAAAATAAGAACATCTTTtttgtaactattttatttgagtcTAAAACAaaaactttaacaattttgtagatCGATAGAGCTTGTTACGAGCTACAAACAATTGAAGAGAAATAGCACATTTTTATGATCATGTTCATTTCATCGACAGACGAAAGGCGTGCAaaagttttcaatttaattttaacagtaaAGTTTACTACATAAAAGTTGAATGGAGATACGGCTTAGGTATTGAGAGAACGGACTGATTGATAGTGGGGACGTGTGGCTCGCAGTGCGTTGCTAGTTGGacggaataaaattgtgaaaacttCAGAAAACCAATTTGAATGGATAACTCTTTGTAGAAGCTTGTTCATAGTTCTGCGAATGTAATTgaggtaaattaatttagatacGTCATGGTTAACGACATCCGATGCTTGATGCAAGTTTATCACCTCTCATAAGAACAGAGTGAACCGATGCAACAGTGCAGAAACAACCTTTGCTCGTGTCTCAGGAGTTTAGTCGATATTGGTGTACTAGAGTACCTATTGAGTCGCTTCATCGTTGTCACAATACACTATATAAATCATTTCCCTAATTTTGTTCTTCGTGCTATCCTTCTGTGTAATTGTTTCCATTGCTTATGAATTGAAAGCTGGTTAGTAGAACACATACATACTACAATGAACTATGACACACGTGttttttccgatttttaattttcaaaataaattggagGATCTTCCATAAAATGGATAACTTaaagtatttataatgttGTGAATAAATAGTGTTTCCAAGAATGTGCAGGATTATTCGTATGTGCGTAttgtttatgcaatttttacaatcgaAGCACTAATCTTACTTGTTGTAAGATGAAACTATTGAAATCGTTTACAAATTTGAACAATACAACgtgtatgaaatatataactaaTGCAACGGAACATACAATGTATACAATgtctgtaaaaattgtttgaaataatcatttctGTACCACGACCTTTCACAACAGAGCAAGGAATTCAATGTAATATCATTTCCGAAAGACTGTTTAAAGTGTCTCTTATGCTGGAAAGTGACTGTACCCTAACGAATGTCAGTACACCTGTGTATTCTGATAGCGACCGGTATGCACACCTTATACCCAATGAACTCGCGGTGCTAGCAACTGTCAGCGAGGCTCGTCGAAAAAGCACAGATTTCTGTAGTTGTTAATCTACAGAAATTTTTAGCGTATCAACTATTATGTAAcgcattgaaaataaaatcgcatcAGCAGTATAACTACTTGACGTTTACCGTTTCGTACCCGACGATATTTGCAGTTGCGTAGTTGCTTGCTTCACCAGCAGTCGTGTTTGATTACAGCCAACAAGGGCCAATTTGTTCTCCGGGAGTCAATTGGCAAACAGTTCTGTGTGCATTCACTCGATTGTCGTGTTAACAAAAGCACGCACCCGTCTCCTTTCCCCTTGGTCGCTATACCTTTGTCTTGCAACAGCGCGATCAACATTCCCATCCTCCTCTGCTGCTTTCGGCGCTTCTTCTATTCCGACTCTGATCCCAGGCCGACCCTGCGACCTCCCGTTTCTGATAACCCTTCCATTTCCCCGAACCGTCCTGCGTTTTCTCCCAAGAACGCCAACTATCTGTTGTTTCCGAGCAAGAACGCGATCACTATCCCGAACAGAATCGGATGGAGTTGGTTTAATAGGGAAAACGGGATCAGTACGACGCGATACTCGGTATATCGTGGAACGATTGGCAAAATGTCGCGAACCGATCGTTTCGCTACCCTTTTCGCTTTCGCCTGCGTGCTCGGGTTCGTTCATGCGGTATGTACTCCTCCCTTCTTTGTCGTTCACTTACTCTGTGTATCCTTTCTGGCAAAGAATGTGAATATCTTGCAATTTGGTCGAGCGGATTTGCGTGACCCACATAAGGGTCAAACAGTCGAGAATAATGGACGAACAGTTTTGCAAATTGGGGAATAATTGTGCTGGTTTTGCAAGTAGAACCTTTTAGTATTACTTCTAAAGTAATCATTACTCTTGTCGAAGCGAAGTTCCAGTacttttattatgattttgaCAAGAGTTTACAAATTTAGGGAACAACTAATGCAACTGATTGACAAAATcgtagttatatttatatattccgcaatgttattaaaaaagagcactagaatttttatttgtatgcaTGTACAACGTGCCCGTCTCGCAATTATTCATACGTCGAtaacatgtaaaaataattttatagatttcaTTAAATAGAGTATTTcttggaaaagaaaaattgtttttattttcaaagatgTATATGAACgtattactataattagaaaaacaaTGACTTAAAGTCTCtttaaatttctgaaaattgttatagtttCAGTGTTACATAAATTGTCCATTTTAATAAAGACgaaatctaaatatttataaagtgtTATCAGTAGAAcatagaaattttagaaatagaaaaattaaaagtttaaagaTATACATATTGATTCGCAGAAAGGCTCACAGTCTGTGTGTCACTGTTATGAAATGTCTTGCCATGTCAATTGCGTGTGATCAATGAACTGATTGTGTTCTGTTACgcgctattaaaatattcctgaTAAATCGAGGGATTTCTGTGTCACAATTTATTCTCTGCTTTGTTTGATTCTTTCAAACTGCAAATTGTACATCTTCtcttacattaatttcatcaCGGATTcgcaaacaaaaatttctctgCAGATTTTAAGTGTTTcgttaaatagaaatcaatttccaaaatattgcgcaaattttccaaaaaatgtTGGTATCATTATCTAAACtcttctgaaaataatttaaccatTTTGCGTATACACttcgtagaatatttttcattgaatttattgctTAATGATACCACGTTCCGTCTAGATGTATCAACTGTGAAAACAAGTGATTACAATGTGTCAACTGAACTTGTTGGTAAACGATTATGTAAAACAGATTCCAAGAGAAATAAAACTGCACGGTACTTTCCGTTTTTCCTTTTCGTAAATCGTGTATGCAAAACGTATGTACGATcaaatcttaaatatttagagaTTATTAGCTCTGTAAAGGAAGGCCTCTTTACTATTCATTAATGAGATAAGTGCTGATAAGTTAAAACAACATCGTGGAACGTGAACTGCTTGAACTGACGCAACGCGACGCAAACTAGTTACAAAgtcttttttaaaacatataaGATGTGCGTATAATTCTAGAAATGAAACCTATAGGAATAcatatgataatatttattttgtttaacgcGGATTTGATCAGGAGAATTAAAAACTATCATTGCATTTTAAAACGTAGGATTAAcattattaagagaaaaacAAAGTATGCACTATCTAACAGGTTTCgtgaaaaagaatatataatataatggagAGCTATACACAGTAAAGATAGCACAGTAGGATactaaagtatataataattttactagtaaaaagaaatgcaaCACGTAATTGATGAATGTATAGTCCGCGTACAACGAAAGGGCTCCTTTGTGTTTACATTCCCCCTCTTATTAAATGCACCAACTACTGTCACCAATTAATGGTCGCTATTGGCCGTAAACGGTGACGTACACGTAATGTTTATAGtccattataatataaattacaatgtacaagaataatttcatagtagtacaaaatttattgacaaggattaaagaaaatatgaaatgtattgagaatgtaaaaattaggAAGAAGTCGCAACaactattattttgtacagttCAAAAGTCGTATAGTGTCatgtagaacattttcgttaAAGAAAGCTACTTCGAATCTTTTCCCTGTTCATAAATCATATTGCAGAATATTCGACGTTcccgataattattataataattacttatgcTATGGTTCAGATTTATGATCCCAGGGATGCGACGACGAAGCCACCAAACCGAAGGGAGCCAGTTCTTCCATGGTACTTGTCCACTCAAGACGCCGCCAATACTACAGAAGACCCATCGCGTTCTCCGAAATGGGATAGAGAACCTGATGACCCTATTCCCAAATCCCCATACGTAGTGACCGCAGATACAGGTACCTGGAGTCCTTGGAAGAAAAATCCTGGAAGTGAAATCGAACAGAGGACAGAAATCGCGACCGATCATCCAAGGCCGATAGATTTCAATCATGATCACGATCATCATTTGTCCTTCGATCAATTCGAGCAGCAAGAAAATCGAAGATTTCCACAAGCACCAACAAATTCTCGTGATTCAGAACAACAGAATGTCAAAGAAAACACGAGGAACGTGAAAAGCAACCAAAACTTATATGAGGGAATATCTGCTGATAATACGGTGAACGTTTGAACatattgctttaattaaaactagAACAACCCAGCACTGAATGTAACTATTTTGTATCGTTTGTCAAAAATAACATGCTTGTATTTATCGATTctttatagatataatattattattatatatacctGGACTCTGTTATAAGGAAGTTTGTCTTCGTTTCTTCTTAAACTCTacatgaaatgaatttatatttagagtAACTTACAgctattatttacatatttcagtTTATAGTGCTCAATTAGATGTCTAATAGCGATTCATAGTTAACTCAGATATAACATTTCGGCGAAAACTATATCAATGTAAAGCTTAACTTTTTGTGTTTGCGTTTTAAATTCTTAgttgtagaaaattatttgattattatttcttgtataGAAATCTCGAAAAGAAGAACTTTCTCACTTGTCAAACTTGAAGTCCACGGTCGCACGATACGATCCGAGGTATGGGTTACAGTGTCCAGAAGATGACTCGACTGGGCAATTTGTCTATCCTTCCGACTGcaagtttttcgttaattgtTGGAAAGGAAGAGCATTCGTTCAACCTTGCGCACCTGGGACACTGTTCAACCCGGACACTTTGGAATGTGATTTTCCGCACAAAGTCAGCTGTTACGGCGGAGAGATTGCCGATTTTCCATCAACCGAACATTTGGAATCGTCTGGAAAACGGGAGCCACTGTCTCGCGTACACGATTTCCTGGAACATGAAAAGCTGCAGGTATGTTGATTAGAAAATTGGAGTAATTCttgataattaaagaaaatattatactgttatttgaattaaaatgtacgttttaaattgttaaaatgttaCGCTGCAtgatgatagaaaaattgctataaaataattaagtacatattgattatatttaactatatttacaGAAACCAAAATGCCCTCCGCACATGACGGGATTACTACCACATCCATCAGACTGTAAAAAGTTTTTACAATGCGCCAATGGTGGAACCTTTATCATGGATTGTGGCCCTGGAACAGCCTTTAACCCTCTAATATCTGTCTGCGATTGGCCGTACAATGTACCAGGCTGTAGCGAAGGTAGTTACAAAATAAGTAACCATATTTGTAGTATTATAACTTAGTGatcagtatatgtatataaacaaGCAAAATTTTCTGTCATTCGGAGTGATCTAAACAGTGAGCAAAATCATATGCATACATCGGAAGTCTCGTAAAAATGGAGATCATGCTACCGATTCCTTAACTAGTCGGTCGAATTTGGATGATTGTAATTAACAATACGTAGtagtttagttttatttatgtgtataataTACGGAATATAcggaatatatttcaaaaatagcaacttaatataataattacagtttgAACACATTTGTTATAAGCCGCGCCATACCATAGTTAGTGATCGGATTGATCATTAACTATAATTATGCTTACAATGCATCGACACTAATATAGATTTTTACAGCCATCACCAACTGGTAAAGATAGAGTTCCTCCGATACAAAAATTGGAGATGTTTTAACTAGAGTCCCGTTAATAAGAGTCGCGCAATTACTTCTGTGATTCTGAATGGTGCTGTCATGTTTAAGCAGAAGTTATATACTATAGTAGAACACGATTGTCTTaccattttattcaattatatttgctAAATGTACATGTGGACCACATGTACAATATATAGATATGCTGAGAAATGCCACCCAACGATCTAACTTTATGTTATTGCGTGTCTTTTGTTATAGGATCTTTAACTctaactaatttattaactagCTTATTCATAGATCTATCCTATGCTTACCATCGTAATACTGTTTGCAGAGAAAGTAACAACTAAACCATTGCCATCAATTGGTTCTCCGGACTCAGGAAGGTGGGATCATGGTCGCCGGTATAATTGGATATCTACGACGACTACCCGTCCAAGAACAGATTGGGAAACTTTACATACAACAAATCGTCCGGGAACAGATTGGGATTCCTTACGTCCTACATGGCGACCAAGTTGGGGCCGTACAGAAAATTCGGGCCCTCCCACTGGCCAATGGCAGAGTGGGACAACTGATAATAGTGGGCATCACGATGGAACGTACCATCAGCATCATCACCATACTCATCATCCACATCCACACACACCGACTTATGGAGGATCTAACCAACCCATTTCTGGTAGCAGTTCGCATCCCAGTTCAAGACATTATGATCACCACAATGGCAAGCCTCATACCGACGCTACATATCCAGCGTATGACGATTCGGATCAACAAACACAGCAGAAACCATTCGATCAGACACAGGATTCTTGGAACAGTTATGGTCATACTCAGGGATTCGATCAATCTGTTCCTTCCGGTGGCAATAGATATCCCAGTTCGCAACACTACAATCCTCATTATGGTAGACCACATCCTCCTGTACAGCATCCAGAACATGATAATTCTGATCAACAGACGCAACAGGAACCATTCAAGCCAACACAAAACTCTTGGAATGTACATACTCAACCCCAAGCATCTGGCCGACCTGTTACTGAAGGCAGTTGGCAACCTAGTTCAAGACACCACGATCAACGCTACGACATGCCCCATTCCCTTCCTAGTTATCCAGAGTATGACAATTCGAATCAGGAGACACAACAGAAACCATTGTATCAAGATGGAGGAAATTTGTCGCCGAACAGGAGAACCGGACAGGACTTTACACCGAATAGACAGGAGTACGGCAGGACTGATTCCGGACGGTATCCACCAGCAGGTCGAAATGTTTACGTAGACAGCACCTATGTATTACCTGAAAATACGGGACAAAGGGATAACAGTGAAACGTCAAGAAACAGGGAAAACTGGACACAATCAATAGCGAGCAGAGACAGAGTCACTCCTAGCACTTGGAATCAACAGGGACCCTCGTTTCAACCATCGAACAGACCGTGGAACCAAGGTAAATCTTTTAGAAATGTTCTACTCACATAGATCATATTTTgtgtgttataaatatatgtttgtaTACGTATATTCAAAGATATGCTTTTAACTTTTCATCAGTTTTATTGGTTGTTTGGGTTCTGCATTTAAGATCCTAGATCTAGCATGATTGTAAATTATCGCATGagaatgtttctt comes from Augochlora pura isolate Apur16 chromosome 1, APUR_v2.2.1, whole genome shotgun sequence and encodes:
- the LOC144478880 gene encoding uncharacterized protein LOC144478880, which translates into the protein MDRFLGIDWNQPLEDIIDNTFIQEERLERDSVMCKIMNGNFSDPYKNIEDDYEEIKTDLMKDVKLEIKVEDKVDDDETKKDKKVQLKETKKSQSYVPGILKPLFGYPRPSKLNKEQQALCLRVLLRFSESNKPKITQAERQELQKYMDLQKLISQEQNEFLKFAKSKWQERSVKLRVKCKDYINMCWKSKLQYIHKLPRYYTEVTNVPFESDKNIEVKFDSHCLQLGELPEITLPPLTSPYYLTVKPESLQKRFPDKNSDCKKLSLSYKLPVSEDINCQTLAENSNADIVISSSGLNCLVNNSGPNYLNSWILPIVIKRHNDKNVIYIDKPGPPSANTVPGKNNWVYKYILKYFFIHAHNSITNSSKERHDNDDNNDIANEDDIFGNINSEEILKLEEENDSVMCHSSDNVHLNLVKENENIEKSVIEDSETISSNTTNTATTQIEDGPTNSDVTKDNVSYKLFTIGPESSERNDLMKNVGQEYKMLVRTKTDGFEVLSDDEQKLLVLAPKLEYQSDFGAESVTLEEAIKQWVSLKFRPHTFLARVRISAGTSEVLQVEQRTAMSINNEIKRLYSIKVEDSLVVLHNVIELLSSLSPGRYVMRHTVKEGAFAILYKEADSSGNNTFDLHTFYNEKFETLPNPPWIPMDKIVPSPMHKVFERMPAMFYPSNKPSPKNKKLKKPKTNNTGTVRRSLRTRKTKKFD